A window of Cryptomeria japonica chromosome 3, Sugi_1.0, whole genome shotgun sequence contains these coding sequences:
- the LOC131080038 gene encoding classical arabinogalactan protein 9-like, which yields MCRLQVHDGFRATVSTPAPVAARRPRWPLQPSGHQDPSGHTTADSSPTLHDPDPDPAVAPSPALRQPPPQAPATTPPPALRQPPLQAPATMPPPGSDSVAGASRQPHRSSYRRRLPPVPSLQPSLTTLIGPSADFQPPPASFSATANRASMPATSPTPACHVTSRSSHLPR from the coding sequence ATGTGCAGGTTGCAGGTTCATGACGGTTTCCGTGCAACCGTCTCGACCCCTGCTCCGGTAGCCGCACGACGGCCTCGTTGGCCACTCCAGCCCTCCGGTCACCAAGACCCCAGCGGCCACACCACCGCCGACAGTAGCCCAACACTGCACGACCCCGACCCCGACCCCGCAGTAGCACCATCGCCGGCCCTTCGGCAGCCACCACCGCAGGCCCCCGCAACAACGCCACCGCCGGCCCTTCGGCAGCCACCACTGCAGGCCCCCGCAACAATGCCACCGCCGGGCTCCGACTCTGTCGCCGGTGCCTCCCGCCAGCCACATCGTTCTAGCTACCGCCGTCGCCTCCCACCGGTACCATCGCTCCAGCCGTCGCTGACAACTCTCATCGGCCCTTCGGCCGACTTTCAACCGCCGCCAGCTAGTTTTTCGGCGACCGCCAACAGAGCCAGCATGCCTGCCACGTCACCCACACCCGCCTGCCACGTCACCAGCAGGTCCAGTCACCTACCACGTTAG